The following is a genomic window from Verrucomicrobiota bacterium.
CCCGCGATGTTGGCGCCTACTCGGTGATGACCATTGAGAGCGGGCCATTCTTGACCATGGTTACCTTAGGCGTTGCGGGCCTGTCGGCGTTTCCGTGGCAAACCTTGCTCGGGGGCATTCTTCCCTTACTCGTCGGGATCGTGCTTGGCAATCTCGACCCGGAATGCCGGGCGTTTTTCGGCAAGGCTGCGCCGCCGCTGATTCCATTTTTTGCCTTCGCCCTTGGGAGCACCCTGAACCTAAACCGGGTCGTGCAGGCTGGCCTGCTCGGTGTTTTTTTGGGTCTGGCGGTGGTCGTCGTTACCGGCACTGCCCTTTTAATTGCGGACCGGCTGACGGGAGGCAATGGTGTGGCCGGACTGGCGGCTGCTTCGTCAGCCGGTAACGCTGCGGCCGTACCCGCCATCGTGGCTGCCGCCAACCCGGCTTACCAGGAGGCGGCCAGGACGGCGACGGTCCTCGTCGCTGCCAGTGTGGTGGTGACCACCGTTGTCGTGCCGCTGGTAACGGCCTGGTGGGCGGGTCGTGTCGGCTCAGTGTTACGGGAAGATGCCGTGTCCCGCGAGCGTTCCGCCCCTGCGCCGGTGCGGCGAGAGGGGCGTTAACCCGGGTTATGGCCCCCGCAATCGTCATTGTGGCCGATGACCTGACCGGCGCTGCCGACTGCGGCGCAGTCTACACCGAAGCGGGGTTGGACACCGTGGTCGTTTTTGGCGAAGTTCTTCGCGCTTGGGATTGCGCTGCCGACGTTACCGCCGTCGATGCCGATACCCGGCGCGCCCCGCCCGAGCTGGCCGCCACGGTCACGGAAAGGATTGTCCGCGAGCTGTGCTCAGGCAGTCCGGCGCCCATTCTTTACAAGAAGATCGATTCCACCCTGCGCGGCAACTTCGCGGTCGAGATCGCTGCGGCTCGCCGCGCGTACGGTGACTCGCGCGGTTCCGCCAAGGCCGGTCCGGCAACGATCTCCCCGGCGCCGTTCACCATCGTCGCCCCCGCCTTCCCGGCAACCGGCCGGACGACGCGGGACGGCCGGATGTTCGTTCAGGGCGTACCGATGGAGGAGGGCGATGTTTGGCGGAAGGAGAAGTTGTCCGGCATCGCCGATGTATCCGCCATCCTGCGGGCGCGTACCGGGCTGCGCGTCGAGACGGTGCCCCTCGAGGTTGTCCGTGCCGGTGTGCAATCCACGGCGGATATCTTGACCGGGTACGCTGCGTCCGGCGTTGAGGCCGTCGTCTGCGACGCCGATCTGGACGATGATTTATCGGCGGTGGCCCAGGCTGCCGCCCGGCTGAACCCGTTGCCCGTCTTTGCCGGCTCGGCCGGGCTTGCCCGCCACCTGCCGGCCGCACTCGGGCTGATTCGGAAACATCCGGCCGACTGCAGAATGAGGCCCGGTTTCGTCAGCGTTGACGCTGCTGCTTCCCGGTCTGAAGCGCCGGCCCGGACCAGGGGTCCGCTGCTGTTTGTAATCGGTAGCGTGTCCGAGGTTGCGCGCGCGCAGTTGGATCGCCTGGCGCTTGAACCCGGCATAACGATCGTGACCGTGCCCCCTGCGGCGCTGCGGGCCGGCCCGGGGGAGAATGCATGGCAGGCTGCAGTGCGACAGGCGGACGAGGCCCTTGACGCGCAGCGTGACGTCGCCATCGTCATTGGAACCGCCGGCGAAATCAATCTCGATGATGGCGCGGTTCTGAGTAAAGCGCTCGCGCAATTAGTCCTTTTATTGATGCCGCGCCAGGCCGGGCTCTTCTGTACCGGGGGTGAGACGGCCCGTGCCGTGTTTGATGCTGCCGGCATCTCAGGTATCCGGCTGGCCGGTGAAGTTGAGCCGGGCGTACCGCTCGGCACCGGCGTGGGCGATTACACCCGTATCCCGATCATCACCAAGGCAGGCGCGTTCGGCCATCCGGAGACGCTGGTGCGCTGTCGCGCCGCCCTGGGCGGTTTTCCTTGATATCCTGACACTCCTCCGCCCTCAAGGGCGGAGGTTGGCGGCCCATTTTTGCTAACTTACCTGACTACTGATTGTTAACCCACTGCGATGAACGAAAAGTCTCCTTTGCCGACTGTTGGGATCACCA
Proteins encoded in this region:
- a CDS encoding four-carbon acid sugar kinase family protein gives rise to the protein MAPAIVIVADDLTGAADCGAVYTEAGLDTVVVFGEVLRAWDCAADVTAVDADTRRAPPELAATVTERIVRELCSGSPAPILYKKIDSTLRGNFAVEIAAARRAYGDSRGSAKAGPATISPAPFTIVAPAFPATGRTTRDGRMFVQGVPMEEGDVWRKEKLSGIADVSAILRARTGLRVETVPLEVVRAGVQSTADILTGYAASGVEAVVCDADLDDDLSAVAQAAARLNPLPVFAGSAGLARHLPAALGLIRKHPADCRMRPGFVSVDAAASRSEAPARTRGPLLFVIGSVSEVARAQLDRLALEPGITIVTVPPAALRAGPGENAWQAAVRQADEALDAQRDVAIVIGTAGEINLDDGAVLSKALAQLVLLLMPRQAGLFCTGGETARAVFDAAGISGIRLAGEVEPGVPLGTGVGDYTRIPIITKAGAFGHPETLVRCRAALGGFP
- a CDS encoding 2-keto-3-deoxygluconate permease; amino-acid sequence: MKPFPLLRCVERVPGGLMVVPLLIGAVIATFAPGTAKFFGSFTEALFNGALTILAVFYVCMGTTIELTATPYILKKGGALLITKILCGMVAGIILGRLLGEKPIGAGPFLGLSTLAVVAAMNDTNGGLYMALMGKYGLPRDVGAYSVMTIESGPFLTMVTLGVAGLSAFPWQTLLGGILPLLVGIVLGNLDPECRAFFGKAAPPLIPFFAFALGSTLNLNRVVQAGLLGVFLGLAVVVVTGTALLIADRLTGGNGVAGLAAASSAGNAAAVPAIVAAANPAYQEAARTATVLVAASVVVTTVVVPLVTAWWAGRVGSVLREDAVSRERSAPAPVRREGR